One window of the Chryseotalea sp. WA131a genome contains the following:
- a CDS encoding amino acid adenylation domain-containing protein — translation MIFQDELNACLARYGNCISIENGAITVTYSNLKERADKISVFLRKNGVELNSRVGICLNDRSDLITSIIGVANARGIFVPIDSSLPDSRLFSMQEDLHLNCIITSGSASARRTPFLSVPHYYLEEIFQAESPAEFPGYPSFHADDSLYIYFTSGSTGKPKGIIGKNSSLLHFLQWEIGKFRIDSTARISQLISPYFDAFLRDVFVAFLSGGTVCIPSSEDDFLTPKNLVSWIDERRISLIHCVPSLFRMMNHAHLTNDNFKSLRNILLSGERITPIELKQWYDVFGSRIQLVNLYGATETTLIKSCYLIQPGDVSSKRMPIGHPINDTEFIVIDSKGKPCERLVVGELLIVSNYITKGYLNRPELDREKFVVLNAGTLQAKTAFKTGDKARLMIDGRIELLGRGDRQIKLNGIRVELDDIEQALLKFEKVDKALVVCRSNEDDSGNYDINLSAFIIPRETHSREVDLSDSIRNYLKESLPVYMIPPQIVLLEAYPLLPNGKINTEQLIASLTRATVLQPENEMEEKVLSIWKEILGVQAISTDDNFIIIGGNSLRIMRLAGRIHQEYNVRITLRDIFNNLTIKQQAQYIINAASDNVFDIEKTKPQAAYRLSSAQERIHYHYELNKAGTSYNLPMAWEVFGNLNMGKVQTILKLLTARHESLRTEIVFRDGRYLQRIKEDVVVEVEQLPSDDNDFDAVLSRFVRPFDIRKAPLIRCAILHAGERTFLAMDMHHIIADGMSQITLYSDFLKLFNGEDLQPLQIQYKDYAEWEEQFKATDHYNLLREFWLDRFYGVAPKLDLPVLRDSGRLGQSEGDAVYFKIEQGYCVPIVDMLRKQGVTPFAGFCSMFTIFLCQISGQEEFIFGINTSGRIQESLQDVVGMFTKTLPIRIRVDLEQEFLKFVKSVQQELIESENHQLYDLSDIVKELNRTLDLPVNDLIDVMFVYQNFDQKTIYTDNIQFSAVEVKNKTFKYPITLFAFEGGDGSLRFKMEYSSAYFTRNDVELLVVQFKSLVASVCANTELKIVDYIDGDVPVATEKNTIDFNL, via the coding sequence ATGATCTTTCAGGATGAGTTAAATGCCTGCCTTGCCAGGTATGGGAATTGTATTTCTATTGAAAACGGTGCGATAACTGTCACCTATTCCAATCTTAAGGAGCGAGCCGACAAGATCTCTGTTTTTTTGAGGAAGAATGGAGTGGAGCTGAATAGCCGGGTCGGGATATGCCTGAACGACCGGTCTGATCTGATCACTAGTATCATCGGTGTCGCAAACGCCAGGGGAATATTTGTACCTATCGATAGCTCGCTTCCTGACTCCAGACTTTTTTCGATGCAAGAAGACCTTCACCTGAATTGTATTATCACTTCAGGATCTGCGTCCGCGAGAAGAACGCCATTCCTTTCAGTGCCACACTATTACCTTGAGGAGATCTTTCAAGCGGAGTCGCCGGCAGAGTTTCCGGGTTATCCTTCATTTCATGCCGACGATAGCCTCTATATTTATTTTACTTCAGGGTCGACCGGCAAACCGAAAGGTATAATCGGAAAGAACAGTAGCCTCTTGCATTTCCTTCAGTGGGAGATTGGGAAGTTCAGGATCGACAGCACTGCACGAATCAGCCAACTTATCAGCCCATACTTTGATGCATTCTTGCGTGATGTATTTGTTGCTTTTCTGTCCGGCGGGACGGTATGTATTCCTTCCAGTGAGGACGATTTTCTCACGCCAAAAAACCTGGTTTCATGGATAGATGAAAGGCGTATAAGCCTCATTCATTGTGTGCCAAGTCTTTTCAGAATGATGAATCATGCGCATCTGACTAATGACAACTTCAAGTCGCTTCGCAATATTTTACTTTCCGGGGAACGTATTACCCCAATAGAATTAAAACAGTGGTACGATGTTTTCGGAAGTCGCATTCAACTGGTTAACCTTTATGGCGCCACGGAAACTACACTGATCAAAAGTTGCTATTTAATTCAACCCGGCGACGTGTCATCGAAAAGAATGCCGATAGGCCATCCGATAAATGATACTGAGTTCATCGTGATCGATAGCAAAGGTAAGCCCTGCGAAAGGCTTGTGGTTGGTGAATTACTGATCGTCTCCAATTACATCACTAAAGGATACCTTAACCGCCCTGAACTTGACAGGGAAAAGTTCGTCGTGTTGAATGCAGGTACCCTGCAGGCGAAGACAGCCTTTAAGACGGGCGACAAGGCTCGACTGATGATAGACGGAAGAATTGAACTCCTCGGAAGGGGTGACCGGCAGATCAAACTGAATGGGATACGGGTGGAACTCGATGACATCGAACAAGCTTTGTTGAAATTTGAAAAGGTAGACAAGGCATTGGTAGTCTGTCGCTCGAACGAGGACGACTCAGGAAATTACGATATCAATTTGTCGGCCTTTATTATTCCAAGGGAAACTCATTCGAGGGAAGTTGATCTGAGCGACTCGATCCGCAATTATCTAAAAGAGAGTCTCCCGGTCTATATGATCCCCCCGCAGATCGTATTACTGGAAGCCTACCCTCTGCTGCCGAATGGCAAAATAAATACCGAACAGCTGATCGCTTCTCTAACCAGGGCAACGGTCCTTCAGCCGGAGAACGAAATGGAGGAAAAGGTACTCTCTATTTGGAAGGAGATCTTGGGTGTTCAGGCAATTTCAACAGATGATAATTTCATCATAATCGGCGGCAACTCTCTGCGAATAATGCGCCTGGCCGGTCGGATACATCAAGAGTACAACGTTCGTATTACCCTTCGTGACATATTCAACAATCTCACCATTAAACAGCAGGCTCAATATATAATCAATGCGGCCAGTGATAATGTTTTCGATATAGAAAAGACAAAACCACAGGCTGCATACAGACTTTCGTCAGCCCAGGAGAGGATACACTACCATTATGAGCTTAATAAGGCAGGCACTTCATACAATCTGCCAATGGCCTGGGAAGTGTTTGGAAATTTGAATATGGGAAAGGTCCAGACCATTCTTAAGTTACTGACGGCCCGACACGAAAGCCTCAGGACCGAGATCGTCTTCCGGGACGGGCGGTACTTGCAACGTATTAAGGAAGATGTAGTAGTTGAAGTTGAGCAACTACCGTCCGACGATAATGATTTTGATGCTGTTCTCTCCAGGTTCGTCAGGCCATTCGATATTCGGAAAGCTCCATTGATCAGGTGTGCTATCCTTCACGCAGGTGAGAGGACGTTTCTGGCAATGGACATGCACCACATTATTGCAGATGGCATGTCCCAGATCACGCTTTATTCGGATTTTTTGAAACTCTTTAATGGCGAAGACCTGCAGCCCCTGCAAATTCAATACAAGGACTATGCTGAATGGGAAGAACAATTTAAGGCTACCGACCATTACAATTTGCTTAGAGAATTCTGGCTCGACAGATTTTATGGGGTTGCTCCGAAATTGGATCTCCCTGTTCTGCGCGATTCGGGAAGGCTGGGACAATCGGAAGGAGATGCTGTATATTTTAAGATCGAACAGGGATATTGTGTTCCGATAGTTGACATGTTAAGGAAACAGGGTGTCACTCCGTTCGCAGGATTTTGTTCCATGTTTACAATTTTCTTGTGCCAGATAAGCGGCCAGGAAGAATTCATTTTTGGGATCAACACGTCTGGGCGGATTCAGGAGAGCCTGCAGGACGTTGTAGGGATGTTCACAAAAACGCTGCCCATCAGGATCAGGGTCGACCTGGAGCAGGAGTTCTTGAAATTTGTTAAAAGTGTTCAACAGGAGCTCATTGAATCTGAAAATCATCAGCTGTATGACCTTAGCGACATTGTCAAGGAGTTAAATCGAACCCTCGATCTTCCGGTCAACGATCTGATCGATGTGATGTTTGTCTACCAGAACTTTGACCAGAAGACGATCTATACAGACAATATTCAATTCTCCGCGGTCGAGGTCAAAAATAAAACTTTTAAATACCCGATCACTTTATTTGCATTTGAGGGCGGGGACGGATCCCTACGATTCAAGATGGAATACTCTTCAGCCTATTTTACACGCAATGATGTTGAACTACTTGTCGTTCAATTCAAGTCACTGGTGGCGTCGGTGTGCGCAAATACGGAATTGAAAATTGTTGACTACATCGATGGCGACGTCCCAGTCGCAACAGAGAAGAACACGATCGACTTCAACTTATAG